One stretch of Miscanthus floridulus cultivar M001 chromosome 18, ASM1932011v1, whole genome shotgun sequence DNA includes these proteins:
- the LOC136519781 gene encoding probable methyltransferase PMT9 translates to MRPPPPQGRGAGRGGALGRRAFASLLAAAVVALALLCLFYGAAFAPSIRRAHPRLPLRLRFRAQGTEALPADLVVSSIPVCDARHSELIPCLDRRLHYQLRLRLNLSLMEHYERHCPPAPRRLNCLIPPPVGYQVPIRWPRSRDEVRKANIPHPHLAAEKSDQRWMVVNGDKINFPGGGTHFHTGADKYIVHLAQMLNFPNDKLNNGGNVRNVLDVGCGVASFGAYLLSHDILTMSLAPNDVHENQIQFALERGILATLGVLGTRRLPYPSRSFEMAHCSRCRISWLQRDGVLLLEVDRILRPGGYFVYSSPEAYALDPFNRKIWRQMSDLARRMCWRVASKKNQTVIWAKPLTNGCYMRREPGTLPPMCERDDDPDAAWNVPIKACLTPYSKRVNKAKGSELLPWPQRLTAPPPCLKELGISSNNFSEDNDIWHSRVIQYWKHMKSEIRKDSFRNVMDMSANLGGFAASLKKKDVWVMNVVPFTESGRLKVIYDRGLMGTTHDWCESFSTYPRTYDLLHAWLLFSEIEKQGCSLEDLLIEMDRILRPYGYAIIRDKAAVVNYIKKLLPALRWDDWTFEVRPKKDALTTGDERVLIVRKKLWNQSLQDPS, encoded by the exons ATgaggccgccgccaccgcagGGCAGGGGAGCAGGCCGGGGTGGCGCGCTCGGCCGTCGCGCGTTCGCGTCCCTCCTCGCGGCGGCCGTCGTCGCGCTGGCGCTTCTCTGCCTCTTCTACGGCGCCGCCTTCGCCCCCTCCATCCGCCGCGCGCACCCTCGCCTTCCCCTCCGTCTGCGGTTCCGGGCCCAGGGGACGGAAGCGCTCCCGGCGGACCTCGTCGTCTCCTCCATCCCG GTGTGCGACGCGCGGCACTCGGAGCTGATCCCGTGCTTGGACCGGCGCCTCCACTAccagctccggctccggctcaacctctccctcatggagcactacgAGCGCCACTGCCCACCGGCGCCGCGCCGCCTCAACTGCCTCATCCCACCGCCCGTCGGATACCAG GTGCCCATCAGGTGGCCGAGGAGCAGGGACGAGGTTCGGAAGGCCAACATACCCCACCCGCACCTTGCTGCTGAGAAGTCAGACCAGCGGTGGATGGTCGTCAATGGCGATAAGATCAACTTCCCTGGTGGGGGCACCCACTTCCACACTGGCGCTGATAAGTATATTGTGCACCTCGCGCAG ATGCTCAATTTTCCAAATGACAAGCTCAACAATGGAGGGAACGTCAGGAATGTGCTTGATGTCGGCTGTGGGGTTGCCAGCTTTGGCGCTTACCTTCTTTCGCATGATATACTTACGATGTCTCTCGCTCCCAATGACGTGCATGAAAATCAAATTCAGTTTGCCCTAGAGAGAGGGATCCTGGCAACCCTTGGTGTGCTGGGCACTAGGAGGCTGCCATACCCAAGCCGCTCGTTCGAAATGGCACACTGCTCTCGTTGTCGGATTAGCTGGCTGCAGAGGGATGGGGTCTTGTTGCTGGAAGTGGATAGGATATTAAGGCCTGGAGGATATTTTGTGTATTCATCACCGGAAGCCTATGCTTTGGACCCCTTCAACAGGAAGATATGGAGACAGATGAGTGACCTTGCTCGAAGGATGTGTTGGCGGGTTGCGTCTAAGAAGAACCAGACGGTGATATGGGCTAAACCATTGACAAATGGATGCTATATGAGGAGAGAGCCTGGAACACTTCCCCCCATGTGCGAACGTGATGATGATCCAGATGCTGCTTGGAATGTACCCATAAAAGCATGCCTAACTCCATACTCTAAGA GAGTTAACAAGGCTAAAGGCAGCGAATTACTTCCCTGGCCACAAAGGCTCACAGCACCACCACCTTGCCTGAAGGAGCTTGGAATTAGTTCAAACAATTTTTCTGAAGACAAT GACATTTGGCATTCTAGAGTAATTCAATATTGGAAGCACATGAAGTCTGAGATACGAAAGGATTCTTTTAGAAATGTTATGGATATGAGTGCTAACCTTGGAGGATTTGCAGCATCTCTGAAGAAAAAGGATGTCTGGGTAATGAATGTAGTTCCTTTCACGGAATCTGGAAGGCTGAAGGTTATATACGATCGTGGTTTAATGGGGACTACCCACGATTG GTGTGAATCATTCTCCACATACCCGCGCACCTACGACCTCCTTCACGCCTGGCTCCTATTTTCTGAGATAGAGAAGCAGGGATGTAGCCTGGAGGATCTTCTGATTGAGATGGACCGCATCCTGAGGCCTTATGGGTACGCCATCATCAGAGACAAAGCTGCTGTCGTTAACTACATCAAGAAGCTTTTACCAGCGCTAAGGTGGGATGACTGGACATTTGAGGTGAGACCTAAGAAAGATGCGCTCACAACAGGTGACGAAAGAGTCTTGATCGTGAGGAAAAAGCTCTGGAATCAGTCGTTGCAAGATCCGTCGTAG